From Bombus vancouverensis nearcticus chromosome 15, iyBomVanc1_principal, whole genome shotgun sequence, the proteins below share one genomic window:
- the LOC117157169 gene encoding uncharacterized protein LOC117157169 isoform X5, whose protein sequence is MTVIAKRRQFFKLLTEMTKKNRKRKLEEEEQSMIDWERENILTEEIRNEMEFMWEIPQIFHFLHLTKEALNIPHLSMYEMERMFLIPRASRQLANIMTSLLSSPVFKAKLRKIPPMPYEFWTNILAYKMKSWFKIYEAKHQNAVKVLETIGVEPEFWNVFPDAPLLNGKDFEELTFRQKVWLLKTVCDTVMHTRKTVQEEIAKQPWENQFETVLGTDRYGARYIYFPQFLKSDLRVYRHCLDNNILSTVKPIKPKIKTQLENKALVSNDLMKRKTKHRKRKSRWSNGLPPKTRRKPSKSDDKHLNDCKCSSDSAIGSLINEDTNFSSTSICSNNNNNSSNNNNINLNTINVERSESLSKCSEVSTMSDKTCKSTKSSGYDTNNSVRDIPDIINGILSGLKCETVEEKATENNDISLTQVSQDKLKINPTKQSYLDAMDVHINKGDSVDRTIDNLSSTSKTDDEKLNEIISAENLKLNDKNPDNMHGVRETHQTSITSKSDDEKLNETRTHVRKQQNDTSLSEDKVENRILRRNGRLAKEQKSNNEQSNQIIKNETTSSDDKDLSLSELRSMLQKEAMEDDFSFDENSEIKYNLRKLNHLKTKEWKQETEDFNTMLSELSVSKFQLVADSVNSLRDLISTFSPKNGSLSTDTDGETELISPCEVKLVKRMTELLSSLEEMEPALQESMKRARGKLQKEWTNFKEGSAEDQDSSGEGLGSNWWILGSQGCQLSTSGDATLQTLPQPTISPAGSQNVSNKIEEVSVSHAEHNKKECTESQDESLQNETQREQSERDEGNSHKNAGIEEETKEDSSEEEQQTRRVLRARGISSYTEQLYSDDEIEENELEEWTDVEAVYAAPSTQTGPSTSYLTPKVRYSDDRTNEEEDSDQDWILPSSRKRKNKRPSANRRLKSFQHKLQSIKINALQDAAESKVTSPTKLNSKRELPRIREIQICKPKKLTNSESPNNNNTADKQEAVVESKSRETVPSTEISCKVETIASVHSELDIKDEGPIYDSTPNQFDSCYTVNSNYVMLKTEPNPMNYYVMQSNSATVVPQSAIVQSGPMVSSIIPPIQQGYYVQGGQNYIIQNSQTNFVPSQPFQPQGPQMIAPQQFVNHPGYVPYMVATTQPPTGYITTGQQILSQEMPQNPPFSVQSNPTSVTKPLQNRYSVPRQSYPHPNGVVIRSSMSIRGNTPRLNNSRVMKNVQQQRTPVRMQKPKKPTTSLENTGQKTTSLIVLSDSDDEIEMIITEKTGPETEAEKAKNTSRRNIVQTKQKSTLTSNVTEVPTKGVIPPQIIQRMNQGGISITPVKPTPPVQNANTQLVVVVNETGSHYALALPNGSKLILTPEQVAQIRASNGGKLIL, encoded by the exons ATGACAGTGATTGCGAAACGGCGGCAGTTTTTTAAATTAC TTACAGAAATGACGAAGAAAAATAGGAAACGGAAATTGGAGGAGGAGGAGCAATCGATGATCGATTGGGAACGGGAGAACATTCTTacagaagaaataagaaatGAGATGGAATTCATGTGGGAG ATTCCacaaatattccattttcttcATCTGACAAAAGAAGCTCTGAACATACCTCATTTGTCCATGTATGAGATGGAACGAATGTTTTTGATACCAAGAGCTTCCAGACAATTGGCAAATATCATGACGTCGTTGTTAAG TTCCCCCGTATTCAAAGCAAAGTTGAGAAAAATACCACCGATGCCGTACGAATTCTGGACAAATATTCTTGCATACAAGATGAAGAGCTGGTTCAAAATTTACGAAGCTAAACATCAGAATGCGGTAAAG GTTCTAGAAACTATTGGTGTGGAACCTGAGTTCTGGAATGTTTTCCCCGATGCTCCTCTGTTAAATGGCAAGGATTTTGAAGAGTTGACCTTCAGACAGAAAGTTTGGCTTCTGAAAACAGTCTGTGATACAGTCATG caCACTAGAAAAACTGTGCAAGAGGAAATAGCCAAGCAACCATGGGAAAACCAATTTGAAACCGTTCTAGGCACCGATCGTTATGGGGCAAGATACATATACTTTCCTCAGTTTCTTAAAAGTGATCTGAGAGTTTACAGACATTGTCTTGATAACAACATTTTATCAACAGTAAAG CCGATTAAGCCGAAAATAAAAACGCAGTTAGAGAACAAAGCATTGGTTTCAAACGATTTAATGAAAAGGAAAACGAaacatagaaaaagaaaatcgcGATGGAGTAATGGATTACCACCGAAAACAAGGAGAAAGCCAAGTAAAAGTGATGATAAACATCTGAACGATTGCAAGTGCAGTAGCGACAGTGCAATAGGCTCATTGATAAACGAGGACACGAATTTTAGTAGTACAAGCATCTgtagtaataacaataataacagtagtaataataataatattaacttaAATACTATCAACGTCGAAAGGTCGGAAAGTTTGTCGAAATGTTCAGAAGTAAGCACTATGTCCGATAAAACATGTAAAAGTACAAAGTCGAGTGGTTACGATACAAATAATTCTGTTCGAGATATTCCTG ATATAATCAATGGGATTTTGAGCGGTTTAAAATGCGAAACTGTCGAGGAAAAGGCCACAGAAAATAACGACATATCTTTGACACAAGTTTCGCAAGATAAATTGAAGATAAATCCAACGAAGCAATCATATTTAGATGCGATGGATGTACATATAAACAAAGGTGATTCTGTCGATAGAACTATTGATAATTTGTCTAGTACCTCAAAAACAGATGATGAAAAACTGAATGAAATTATCAGTGcagaaaatttgaaattgaacgataaaaatcCGGACAACATGCATGGTGTTAGAGAAACACATCAAACATCTATCACGTCGAAATCCGACgatgaaaaattaaatgaaacgaGGACTCACGTTCGAAAGCAACAAAATGATACTAGCTTATCTGAGGACAAAGTGGAAAATAGGATTCTCAGACGAAATGGAAGGCTCGCTAAAGAACAGAAATCGAATAACGAGCAGTCAAaccaaataattaaaaatgagaCAACATCTTCTGATGATAAAGATCTTTCTTTGAGCGAATTGAGAAGTATGTTACAAAAAGAAGCGATGGAGGATGATTTTTCTTTTGACGAGAATAGTGAGATTAAATACAATCTTAGAAAATTAAATCACCTGaaaacgaaagaatggaaacaGGAAACGGAGGATTTTAATACGATGCTTTCAGAGCTTAGTGTTTCAAAATTTCAACTTGTGGCTGACAGTGTTAATTCACTAAGAGACCTTATTTCTACCTTTTCACCAAAAAATGGTAGTCTAAGTACTGATACTGACGGTGAA ACCGAACTTATATCTCCATGTGAAGTAAAATTGGTAAAAAGGATGACAGAGTTGCTATCTTCTTTAGAGGAAATGGAACCGGCTTTGCAAGAGTCGATGAAAAGAGCTAGAGGGAAGCTCCAAAAGGAATGGACTAATTTTAAGGAAGg CAGTGCGGAGGATCAGGACTCATCTGGGGAGGGTCTTGGCTCTAATTGGTGGATTCTTGGATCGCAGGGCTGTCAATTGTCAACTTCCGGAGACGCAACGTTACAAACGTTACCGCAGCCTACCATATCCCCAGCTGGCTCCCAAAACGTCTCCAACAAGATCGAAGAGGTATCCGTTAGTCACGCAGAACACAATAAAAAAGAATGCACAGAATCTCAAGATGAAAGTTTACAAAACGAAACGCAAAGAGAACAATCTGAAAGAGACGAAGGCAACAGTCACAAGAACGCAGGAATTGAAGAAGAGACAAAAGAAGATTCAAGCGAAGAAG AACAACAAACGCGAAGAGTGTTACGAGCTCGGGGCATTTCCTCATATACAGAACAACTTTATTCAGACGATGAGATCGAAGAGAACGAGCTGGAAGAATGGACCGACGTTGAGGCCGTGTACGCGGCTCCCAGCACACAGACAGGTCCATCCACTTCATACCTTACTCCGAAAGTCAGATACTCTGACGATCGGACAAACGAGGAGGAGGACTCAGACCAAGATTGGATTTTACCAAGCTCTcgcaaaaggaaaaataaacgtCCAT CTGCCAATAGAAGATTAAAGTCTTTCCAACACAAGTTACAAAGCATCAAAATTAATGCTCTTCAAGACGCGGCAGAATCAAAAGTAACCTCTCCCACCAAACTCAACAGTAAAAGGGAACTTCCTAGAATCAGAGAAATCCAAATATGCAAACCAAAGAAACTGACCAACTCAGAATCCCCTAACAACAACAATACAGCAGACAAACAAGAGGCTGTAGTTGAAAGTAAATCTAGAGAAACAGTGCCTTCTACAGAAATAAGTTGCAAAGTAGAAACTATTGCAAGCGTGCATTCGGAGTTGGACATCAAAGACGAAGGCCCGATCTATGATTCTACACCGAATCAGTTCGATAGCTGTTACACGGTTAATTCTAATTATGTGATGCTCAAAACTGAACCGAATCCGATGAATTATTATGTGATGCAATCAAATTCTGCAACTGTCGTTCCACAAAGTGCAATCGTGCAATCTGGCCCAATGGTCTCAAGTATTATACCACCGATTCAACAAGGTTATTACGTACAAGGGGGGCAAAATTACATTATCCAAAATTCACAAACCAATTTCGTACCTTCCCAGCCATTCCAACCTCAAGGACCACAAATGATAGCTCCACAACAATTTGTCAACCATCCTGGTTATGTACCTTACATGGTAGCGACTACTCAACCCCCAACTGGATATATAACTACCGGTCAACAAATTCTTTCGCAAGAAATGCCCCAAAATCCTCCGTTTTCAGTTCAATCTAATCCTACTTCAGTAACTAAACCTTTGCAAAACAGGTATTCAGTGCCAAGACAGAGCTATCCACATCCTAATGGAGTTGTTATAAGAAGTAGTATGTCCATAAGAGGAAATACACCGCGACTCAATAATTCCAGGGTCATGAAAAACGTTCAACAGCAACGCACCCCTGTTAGGATGCAGAAACCGAAGAAACCAACCACATCTTTGGAAAACACCGGTCAGAAGACTACTTCTTTGATCGTTCTCAGCGACAGCGATGATGAAATTGAGATGATAATTACCGAGAAGACCGGTCCTGAGACTGAAGCAGAAAAAGCAAAGAATACATCTAGGAGAAACATTGTGCAGACTAAGCAAAAGTCAACACTCACGTCAAACGTCACGGAGGTACCAACGAAAGGTGTGATTCCTCCACAGATAATACAACGCATGAATCAAGGAGGGATCTCTATAACACCAGTCAAACCCACACCACCTGTTCAAAATGCCAATACACAGTTGGTAGTAGTTGTAAACGAAACTGGAAGCCATTATGCCTTAGCATTGCCGAACGGAAGCAAGCTGATTCTGACTCCTGAACAGGTCGCACAGATTCGAGCTTCGAACGGTGGGAAGCTGATCTTGTAA
- the LOC117157169 gene encoding uncharacterized protein LOC117157169 isoform X2 — protein sequence MTVIAKRRQFFKLLTEMTKKNRKRKLEEEEQSMIDWERENILTEEIRNEMEFMWEIPQIFHFLHLTKEALNIPHLSMYEMERMFLIPRASRQLANIMTSLLSSPVFKAKLRKIPPMPYEFWTNILAYKMKSWFKIYEAKHQNAVKVLETIGVEPEFWNVFPDAPLLNGKDFEELTFRQKVWLLKTVCDTVMHTRKTVQEEIAKQPWENQFETVLGTDRYGARYIYFPQFLKSDLRVYRHCLDNNILSTVKPIKPKIKTQLENKALVSNDLMKRKTKHRKRKSRWSNGLPPKTRRKPSKSDDKHLNDCKCSSDSAIGSLINEDTNFSSTSICSNNNNNSSNNNNINLNTINVERSESLSKCSEVSTMSDKTCKSTKSSGYDTNNSVRDIPGKKSSQKMFKGFSDSSNNIKCNIDIINGILSGLKCETVEEKATENNDISLTQVSQDKLKINPTKQSYLDAMDVHINKGDSVDRTIDNLSSTSKTDDEKLNEIISAENLKLNDKNPDNMHGVRETHQTSITSKSDDEKLNETRTHVRKQQNDTSLSEDKVENRILRRNGRLAKEQKSNNEQSNQIIKNETTSSDDKDLSLSELRSMLQKEAMEDDFSFDENSEIKYNLRKLNHLKTKEWKQETEDFNTMLSELSVSKFQLVADSVNSLRDLISTFSPKNGSLSTDTDGETELISPCEVKLVKRMTELLSSLEEMEPALQESMKRARGKLQKEWTNFKEGAEDQDSSGEGLGSNWWILGSQGCQLSTSGDATLQTLPQPTISPAGSQNVSNKIEEVSVSHAEHNKKECTESQDESLQNETQREQSERDEGNSHKNAGIEEETKEDSSEEEQQTRRVLRARGISSYTEQLYSDDEIEENELEEWTDVEAVYAAPSTQTGPSTSYLTPKVRYSDDRTNEEEDSDQDWILPSSRKRKNKRPSANRRLKSFQHKLQSIKINALQDAAESKVTSPTKLNSKRELPRIREIQICKPKKLTNSESPNNNNTADKQEAVVESKSRETVPSTEISCKVETIASVHSELDIKDEGPIYDSTPNQFDSCYTVNSNYVMLKTEPNPMNYYVMQSNSATVVPQSAIVQSGPMVSSIIPPIQQGYYVQGGQNYIIQNSQTNFVPSQPFQPQGPQMIAPQQFVNHPGYVPYMVATTQPPTGYITTGQQILSQEMPQNPPFSVQSNPTSVTKPLQNRYSVPRQSYPHPNGVVIRSSMSIRGNTPRLNNSRVMKNVQQQRTPVRMQKPKKPTTSLENTGQKTTSLIVLSDSDDEIEMIITEKTGPETEAEKAKNTSRRNIVQTKQKSTLTSNVTEVPTKGVIPPQIIQRMNQGGISITPVKPTPPVQNANTQLVVVVNETGSHYALALPNGSKLILTPEQVAQIRASNGGKLIL from the exons ATGACAGTGATTGCGAAACGGCGGCAGTTTTTTAAATTAC TTACAGAAATGACGAAGAAAAATAGGAAACGGAAATTGGAGGAGGAGGAGCAATCGATGATCGATTGGGAACGGGAGAACATTCTTacagaagaaataagaaatGAGATGGAATTCATGTGGGAG ATTCCacaaatattccattttcttcATCTGACAAAAGAAGCTCTGAACATACCTCATTTGTCCATGTATGAGATGGAACGAATGTTTTTGATACCAAGAGCTTCCAGACAATTGGCAAATATCATGACGTCGTTGTTAAG TTCCCCCGTATTCAAAGCAAAGTTGAGAAAAATACCACCGATGCCGTACGAATTCTGGACAAATATTCTTGCATACAAGATGAAGAGCTGGTTCAAAATTTACGAAGCTAAACATCAGAATGCGGTAAAG GTTCTAGAAACTATTGGTGTGGAACCTGAGTTCTGGAATGTTTTCCCCGATGCTCCTCTGTTAAATGGCAAGGATTTTGAAGAGTTGACCTTCAGACAGAAAGTTTGGCTTCTGAAAACAGTCTGTGATACAGTCATG caCACTAGAAAAACTGTGCAAGAGGAAATAGCCAAGCAACCATGGGAAAACCAATTTGAAACCGTTCTAGGCACCGATCGTTATGGGGCAAGATACATATACTTTCCTCAGTTTCTTAAAAGTGATCTGAGAGTTTACAGACATTGTCTTGATAACAACATTTTATCAACAGTAAAG CCGATTAAGCCGAAAATAAAAACGCAGTTAGAGAACAAAGCATTGGTTTCAAACGATTTAATGAAAAGGAAAACGAaacatagaaaaagaaaatcgcGATGGAGTAATGGATTACCACCGAAAACAAGGAGAAAGCCAAGTAAAAGTGATGATAAACATCTGAACGATTGCAAGTGCAGTAGCGACAGTGCAATAGGCTCATTGATAAACGAGGACACGAATTTTAGTAGTACAAGCATCTgtagtaataacaataataacagtagtaataataataatattaacttaAATACTATCAACGTCGAAAGGTCGGAAAGTTTGTCGAAATGTTCAGAAGTAAGCACTATGTCCGATAAAACATGTAAAAGTACAAAGTCGAGTGGTTACGATACAAATAATTCTGTTCGAGATATTCCTGGTAAGAAGTCATCTCAAAAAATGTTCAAAGGATTTTCTGACAGTAGTAATAACATTAAGTGTAATATAGATATAATCAATGGGATTTTGAGCGGTTTAAAATGCGAAACTGTCGAGGAAAAGGCCACAGAAAATAACGACATATCTTTGACACAAGTTTCGCAAGATAAATTGAAGATAAATCCAACGAAGCAATCATATTTAGATGCGATGGATGTACATATAAACAAAGGTGATTCTGTCGATAGAACTATTGATAATTTGTCTAGTACCTCAAAAACAGATGATGAAAAACTGAATGAAATTATCAGTGcagaaaatttgaaattgaacgataaaaatcCGGACAACATGCATGGTGTTAGAGAAACACATCAAACATCTATCACGTCGAAATCCGACgatgaaaaattaaatgaaacgaGGACTCACGTTCGAAAGCAACAAAATGATACTAGCTTATCTGAGGACAAAGTGGAAAATAGGATTCTCAGACGAAATGGAAGGCTCGCTAAAGAACAGAAATCGAATAACGAGCAGTCAAaccaaataattaaaaatgagaCAACATCTTCTGATGATAAAGATCTTTCTTTGAGCGAATTGAGAAGTATGTTACAAAAAGAAGCGATGGAGGATGATTTTTCTTTTGACGAGAATAGTGAGATTAAATACAATCTTAGAAAATTAAATCACCTGaaaacgaaagaatggaaacaGGAAACGGAGGATTTTAATACGATGCTTTCAGAGCTTAGTGTTTCAAAATTTCAACTTGTGGCTGACAGTGTTAATTCACTAAGAGACCTTATTTCTACCTTTTCACCAAAAAATGGTAGTCTAAGTACTGATACTGACGGTGAA ACCGAACTTATATCTCCATGTGAAGTAAAATTGGTAAAAAGGATGACAGAGTTGCTATCTTCTTTAGAGGAAATGGAACCGGCTTTGCAAGAGTCGATGAAAAGAGCTAGAGGGAAGCTCCAAAAGGAATGGACTAATTTTAAGGAAGg TGCGGAGGATCAGGACTCATCTGGGGAGGGTCTTGGCTCTAATTGGTGGATTCTTGGATCGCAGGGCTGTCAATTGTCAACTTCCGGAGACGCAACGTTACAAACGTTACCGCAGCCTACCATATCCCCAGCTGGCTCCCAAAACGTCTCCAACAAGATCGAAGAGGTATCCGTTAGTCACGCAGAACACAATAAAAAAGAATGCACAGAATCTCAAGATGAAAGTTTACAAAACGAAACGCAAAGAGAACAATCTGAAAGAGACGAAGGCAACAGTCACAAGAACGCAGGAATTGAAGAAGAGACAAAAGAAGATTCAAGCGAAGAAG AACAACAAACGCGAAGAGTGTTACGAGCTCGGGGCATTTCCTCATATACAGAACAACTTTATTCAGACGATGAGATCGAAGAGAACGAGCTGGAAGAATGGACCGACGTTGAGGCCGTGTACGCGGCTCCCAGCACACAGACAGGTCCATCCACTTCATACCTTACTCCGAAAGTCAGATACTCTGACGATCGGACAAACGAGGAGGAGGACTCAGACCAAGATTGGATTTTACCAAGCTCTcgcaaaaggaaaaataaacgtCCAT CTGCCAATAGAAGATTAAAGTCTTTCCAACACAAGTTACAAAGCATCAAAATTAATGCTCTTCAAGACGCGGCAGAATCAAAAGTAACCTCTCCCACCAAACTCAACAGTAAAAGGGAACTTCCTAGAATCAGAGAAATCCAAATATGCAAACCAAAGAAACTGACCAACTCAGAATCCCCTAACAACAACAATACAGCAGACAAACAAGAGGCTGTAGTTGAAAGTAAATCTAGAGAAACAGTGCCTTCTACAGAAATAAGTTGCAAAGTAGAAACTATTGCAAGCGTGCATTCGGAGTTGGACATCAAAGACGAAGGCCCGATCTATGATTCTACACCGAATCAGTTCGATAGCTGTTACACGGTTAATTCTAATTATGTGATGCTCAAAACTGAACCGAATCCGATGAATTATTATGTGATGCAATCAAATTCTGCAACTGTCGTTCCACAAAGTGCAATCGTGCAATCTGGCCCAATGGTCTCAAGTATTATACCACCGATTCAACAAGGTTATTACGTACAAGGGGGGCAAAATTACATTATCCAAAATTCACAAACCAATTTCGTACCTTCCCAGCCATTCCAACCTCAAGGACCACAAATGATAGCTCCACAACAATTTGTCAACCATCCTGGTTATGTACCTTACATGGTAGCGACTACTCAACCCCCAACTGGATATATAACTACCGGTCAACAAATTCTTTCGCAAGAAATGCCCCAAAATCCTCCGTTTTCAGTTCAATCTAATCCTACTTCAGTAACTAAACCTTTGCAAAACAGGTATTCAGTGCCAAGACAGAGCTATCCACATCCTAATGGAGTTGTTATAAGAAGTAGTATGTCCATAAGAGGAAATACACCGCGACTCAATAATTCCAGGGTCATGAAAAACGTTCAACAGCAACGCACCCCTGTTAGGATGCAGAAACCGAAGAAACCAACCACATCTTTGGAAAACACCGGTCAGAAGACTACTTCTTTGATCGTTCTCAGCGACAGCGATGATGAAATTGAGATGATAATTACCGAGAAGACCGGTCCTGAGACTGAAGCAGAAAAAGCAAAGAATACATCTAGGAGAAACATTGTGCAGACTAAGCAAAAGTCAACACTCACGTCAAACGTCACGGAGGTACCAACGAAAGGTGTGATTCCTCCACAGATAATACAACGCATGAATCAAGGAGGGATCTCTATAACACCAGTCAAACCCACACCACCTGTTCAAAATGCCAATACACAGTTGGTAGTAGTTGTAAACGAAACTGGAAGCCATTATGCCTTAGCATTGCCGAACGGAAGCAAGCTGATTCTGACTCCTGAACAGGTCGCACAGATTCGAGCTTCGAACGGTGGGAAGCTGATCTTGTAA